Sequence from the Corallococcus sp. EGB genome:
CGGCTCATCCCCCTGCACGTTCACCCACACCCCCACGTCCGGGCGGGCGCGGGCGACCTCCGCGATGCGGTCCGTGCCGGTGGGGCAGGCGGGGCTGGTCATCACCGCCTTGCCGCCGAAGCCCTCCACGACGTCGCGGATCCGCGCGTCATCCGTGGCCACCCACACCTCGTCGAAGGCGCGGGCCTCCTGGCAGCGGCGCCAGACGTGTTCGACCATGGGGCGGCCGGCGATGAGGGCGAGCGGCTTGCCAGGGAAGCGGGTGCTGGCATGGCGGGCGGGGATGACGGCCACGGTGCGGGAGGCGGGCATGGGGCGGCATCTATCAGATTCAGGACGTCCCGCCGCGCCCGGGGCGGGTCTGCCCTGCTCCCACCACTGGCGGGAAATCGCGCCATGCCTAGCTTCCGGGCGACATGAAGAAGGTCATCCACATTGTTGGCGCGCGTCCCAATTTCATGAAGGTGGCACCCATTCACCGGGCCATCTGCGCGCGTACGTCCCTGCGGCAGCTCGTCCTCCACACCGGCCAGCACTACGACGCGAAGATGAGCGACGTCTTCTTCGCGGACCTGGGCTTGCCTCCACCGGACATCCACCTGGGCATCGGCTCCGGGGGCCACGCCGAGCAGACGGCGAGGATGATGGTGGAGATGGAGAAGGTCTTCCTCCAGGAGAAGCCGGACCTGGTCTCCGTGGTGGGCGACGTGAACAGCACCATCGCCGCGGCGCTCGTCACGTCCAAGCTGGCCATTCCGCTGTCCCACGTGGAGGCGGGCCTGCGCAGCTTCGAGCGGCACCAGCCGGAGGAGATCAACCGCGTCGTCACCGACCGGCTCTCAGACCTGCTGCTCACGCCGTCGCGCGACGCGGACGCGAACCTTTTGAAGGAGGGCATCGACCCGAAGTACATCCACCTGGTGGGCAACGTGATGATCGACTCGCTCCTGTCGTCCAAGGAGAAGGCCGACCAGCTGCCCACGCTGAAGCAGCTGGGCCTGACGCCCAGGGGCTACGTGGTGGCGACGCTGCACCGTCCGTCCAACGTGGACAACCCGAAGCTGCTGTCGGGCCTCCTGGGCGTGCTGATGGACGTGGCGAAGGAGCTGCCCGTCGTGTTCCCGGTGCACCCGCGCACCCGGAAGATGATCGCCGAGCAGGGGCTGGGCGCCCAGTTGGAGAAGACGCCGGGGCTCAAGCTGGTGGACCCCATGGGCTACCTGGAGTTCCTGTCCGTGACGTCGCAGGCGAAGCTGGTGATGACGGACTCGGGCGGTCTGCAGGAGGAGACCACGGCGCTGAACGTGCCGTGCCTCACCATGCGCGAGCAGACCGAGCGCCCCATCACCGTGGAGGTAGGCTCCAACGAGGTGGTGGGCACCGACCCCGCGCGCATCCGCGAGGCCGCGAACCGCGTGCTCGCCGGGAACTTCAAGAAGGGCCGCGTGCCGGAGCTGTGGGACGGCCGCACGGGCGAGCGCATCGCGGACCTGTACGCGCGCTTCCTGGGCGTGGAGTCGAAGCGCGCCTTCGGGTGAGCCGGACGGGTCGCGTGGAGCAGTCAGGCCGCCGGGTGCTCGCGTCTTCGTGCGCGGGGGCCGGGCGGCCTCCTTCGTTCCGAAGCGTGGTAGAGCGTCGGGTCCGCCATGCGTGAAGACGCCGCCTCCGCTCCTGCTCCGGACCTGCCCGACGGCTACGTCGACATCCCGTTCGTCGTGGAGCCGAACTACGCGGGGTGGCGGCTGGACCGCTACCTCTGCGAGAAGATCCGCCGCATGGACCTGGAGCGCGTGCGTGGCATCATCCTGCGCGGCGTGCTGTGCGACGAGTACCGGCTCAAGCCCTCCACGCCCGTGTACCCGGGGCTCACCTTCCGGATCCGCCGCCCCGCGAGCCAGGAGCCGGTGACGCCCACGGAGCTGCCCGTCGTCTTCTCCGATGACTGGCTGCTGGTGTTGGACAAGCCGGCGGGGCTGCCCATCCACCCCACCGCGCGCTACCACAAGGGCACGCTGGTGACGCTGCTGCGCGAGCGGTTCGGGGAGCGCTTCGCGGAGCCCGCGCACCGGCTGGACCGCGAGACGAGCGGGCTGGTGGTGTGCGGCCGCACCACCGAGTCCTGTCGCGTGCTGGGCGGGCTGTTCCTGTCGCGCGACGTGCACAAGGAGTACTTGGCGCTGTGCGAGGGGCAGCCTCCCGAGGACACCTTCGTGGTGGATGCGCCCATCGCGGAGGGGACGGACCTGATCCGCATCGCGGTGCGCATCGACGCGGTGGCGGGCAAGCCCAGCCGCACCCGCTTCCAGGTGCTCGAGCGCTTCACGCATGACGGCGCGCCGTTCGCGCTGCTGCGCTGCTTTCCGGAGACGGGGCGGCAGCATCAGATCCGCGTCCACCTGCGCGAGGCGGGCTTCCCGCTGGTGGGGGACAAGATGTACGGGCCGGACCCGGGTTACTTCGACCGCTTCAGCAAGCACACGCTGGAGCCGGAGGCGTGGGCCCGGCTGCGGTTGCCCCGGCATGCGCTCCACGCGGAGCGCATCACGTTCCCGCATCCGGGCACCGGGGAGGCCGTCACCTTCACGTCGCCGCTCCCCGATGACTTGAAGGACTTCATCGCCGGGAAGGCTTCGGCGGCGAGCCGCTAGGCCAGCTCACGCAAGAACGACGCGACCCCTTCGGCCAGGCGCTCGGGCTGGTCATACGGGAGGCCGTGGCCGGCGTCCCGGACCTGGGTGATTCGCACGCGTGGGTTGAGGCTCCGCAGCTCCGTTGCCATCTCCAGCGTGACGACGGGGCTGCTATCTCCGATGACGAGCAGGGTCGGGACGTCAATCGCGCCCACCACGTCGCGAGGGTCGGGGTTGGGCGGCGTGAGGACGTCGAAGGCCTCTAGGCGGGTTTTCAGTCTCGCCTCGGCAAGAAGCTCGATGAGCTCAGGCTGGCGATGCGGCTGCCGGGCCAGGGCCTGGGCCACGAGGTCCGACTTGCTCATTCCGAGGAGCTGGCGGTGTTGCCCGGCGACGTTGCTGTCGTGCACCTCGCGTTGGCGCTCGGGGCTCAAGAACGTCGGGTCGACCAGGACGAGGCCGCGGAGGCCCGCGGTCCGTCGGCTCGCCACCACCGCGGCGGTCATGCCGCCCATCGAGTGGCCCATCAGGACCGGACGCGAGAGCCCCAGGCCGCGGATGAGGCCCTCGACGTCGCGGGCGTGATCGTCGTACCGGTAGCCGTGGGGCGGCGTGCTCGAACCGCCGTGCCCTCTGGCGTCGGGCATGATGACGTCGAACTCACCTTC
This genomic interval carries:
- a CDS encoding RluA family pseudouridine synthase; translation: MREDAASAPAPDLPDGYVDIPFVVEPNYAGWRLDRYLCEKIRRMDLERVRGIILRGVLCDEYRLKPSTPVYPGLTFRIRRPASQEPVTPTELPVVFSDDWLLVLDKPAGLPIHPTARYHKGTLVTLLRERFGERFAEPAHRLDRETSGLVVCGRTTESCRVLGGLFLSRDVHKEYLALCEGQPPEDTFVVDAPIAEGTDLIRIAVRIDAVAGKPSRTRFQVLERFTHDGAPFALLRCFPETGRQHQIRVHLREAGFPLVGDKMYGPDPGYFDRFSKHTLEPEAWARLRLPRHALHAERITFPHPGTGEAVTFTSPLPDDLKDFIAGKASAASR
- the wecB gene encoding non-hydrolyzing UDP-N-acetylglucosamine 2-epimerase produces the protein MKKVIHIVGARPNFMKVAPIHRAICARTSLRQLVLHTGQHYDAKMSDVFFADLGLPPPDIHLGIGSGGHAEQTARMMVEMEKVFLQEKPDLVSVVGDVNSTIAAALVTSKLAIPLSHVEAGLRSFERHQPEEINRVVTDRLSDLLLTPSRDADANLLKEGIDPKYIHLVGNVMIDSLLSSKEKADQLPTLKQLGLTPRGYVVATLHRPSNVDNPKLLSGLLGVLMDVAKELPVVFPVHPRTRKMIAEQGLGAQLEKTPGLKLVDPMGYLEFLSVTSQAKLVMTDSGGLQEETTALNVPCLTMREQTERPITVEVGSNEVVGTDPARIREAANRVLAGNFKKGRVPELWDGRTGERIADLYARFLGVESKRAFG
- a CDS encoding alpha/beta fold hydrolase, which encodes MTPWMSGVCEANGINLHYLRTGGARPPVMLLHGLIGSGACWTPVARGLEGEFDVIMPDARGHGGSSTPPHGYRYDDHARDVEGLIRGLGLSRPVLMGHSMGGMTAAVVASRRTAGLRGLVLVDPTFLSPERQREVHDSNVAGQHRQLLGMSKSDLVAQALARQPHRQPELIELLAEARLKTRLEAFDVLTPPNPDPRDVVGAIDVPTLLVIGDSSPVVTLEMATELRSLNPRVRITQVRDAGHGLPYDQPERLAEGVASFLRELA